The Huiozyma naganishii CBS 8797 chromosome 1, complete genome genome window below encodes:
- the MGM1 gene encoding dynamin-related GTPase MGM1 (similar to Saccharomyces cerevisiae MGM1 (YOR211C); ancestral locus Anc_8.628), which produces MNTIQWPLRTRLPLQRGFLLGCRNVRMSSMTGQRNLLVRNRLQYHSFINLPMMPLQLIQFFHLSSRANLNSLRLLNSRRFISVFPKIIGKVIKMPVYLGGGLAAAGSYIAFKVEETTGYAVDQWKHVKNFSDSMKDKLQGLFSGGEHNGQTGGGNSGGNSNGLNNAALLAGLTDEEKDELEQQRRKKQNFDEDKDDEDDEENDMVDNTQDEMLNLTKQMIEIRTILSKVDSTSSTLTLPSIVVIGSQSSGKSSVLESIVGRDFLPKGSNMVTRRPIELTLVNTPNINETTADFPTQRMYNLKDFKEVKRILLELNMAVPSSEAVSEEPIQLTIKSSRVPDLSLVDLPGYIQIEAADQPFELKTKIRQLCEKYLATPNIILAISAADVDLANSAALRAAKQADPQGLRTIGVITKLDLVSPEEARNILMNRRYPLKMGYVGVITKSPNKSRVGLFGDGSSGTSGGLFGKREIAKIKENSGNQMGIEQIESSNFERLYFREHRSEFSNCQVTTKRLREKLIKILEISMSNALEPTEAIIQQELDDTSYLFKVEFNDRQLTPKSYLLNNVDVLKAAIKEFQEKFNRAELKSILKADLDQKVLDFLANRYWKDENLEALSFKIKNEDEMLYWHRKLELASSSLTKLGIGRLSTQLVTNSILKELENILDTTSLKNHDLIKDLVNNTAVNVLNTKYYSTADQVENCIKPFKYEIDLEDRDWNLAKDHSILLLREELAQCQQRYETIQNSVGKKNLKRVMLYLEENNAGRETLGMSKMMLERGSEALFLGKRSKTLKFRLNMLKNRCYSTTDKDRCPEVFLNAVSEKLTSTAVLFLNVELLSDFFYNFPIELDKRLSLLSEEQVELFAKEDPKISRHIELQKRKELLELALEKIDSILMFKKSYKGSINKV; this is translated from the coding sequence ATGAACACAATACAGTGGCCATTGAGGACGAGATTACCTTTACAACGAGGCTTTCTTTTAGGCTGCAGAAATGTTCGGATGTCGTCGATGACAGGACAGAGAAATCTGCTAGTAAGGAACAGACTGCAATATCATTCCTTTATTAATCTGCCGATGATGCCGTTACAATTGATACAGTTTTTCCACTTGTCTTCGCGTGCGAACCTAAACAGTCTTCGACTTTTAAACTCAAGAAGGTTTATTTCCGTGTTTCCTAAAATCATCGGAAAGGTAATCAAGATGCCTGTTTATCTTGGAGGTGGGCTCGCGGCTGCAGGCTCGTATATTGCATTCAAGGTAGAAGAAACTACAGGCTATGCTGTTGATCAGTGGAAGCATGTAAAAAACTTTTCGGATTCAATGAAGGATAAACTGCAAGGTTTGTTTAGCGGGGGAGAGCATAATGGCCAAACTGGGGGTGGGAACAGCGGTGGTAATAGCAATGGTCTAAATAACGCTGCACTTCTTGCTGGGTTAACAGATGAGGAAAAAGATGAATTAGAACAGCAGCGGCGCAAAAAGCAAAACTTTGATGAAGATAAggacgatgaagatgatgaagagaacGACATGGTTGATAATACCCAAGACGAGATGTTGAATTTGACTAAACAAATGATTGAAATTAGAACGATATTGAGCAAAGTGGACTCCACGTCCAGCACCCTCACTTTACCCTCCATTGTTGTGATTGGATCACAATCATCTGGTAAATCATCTGTTTTGGAGTCCATAGTAGGCCGAGACTTTTTGCCAAAGGGTTCAAATATGGTTACAAGAAGACCGATTGAATTGACATTGGTTAATACTCCGAACATCAACGAAACTACTGCTGATTTCCCAACACAAAGAATGTATAATTTAAAGGACTTTAAGGAAGTCAAGAGGATACTACTGGAACTAAATATGGCGGTCCCATCCAGTGAGGCAGTTTCGGAAGAACCCATCCAACTAACCATCAAGTCATCGCGCGTACCAGACTTATCTTTGGTAGATCTACCGGGATATATACAAATAGAAGCCGCAGACCAGCCTTTTGAGCTCAAGACCAAAATCCGTCAGCTTTGCGAAAAGTACTTGGCAACACCGAACATCATTTTAGCGATTTCCGCAGCTGACGTAGATTTGGCAAACAGCGCAGCTTTGCGCGCAGCTAAACAGGCCGATCCACAAGGGTTGCGGACCATTGGTGTCATAACAAAACTGGACTTAGTATCTCCTGAAGAGGCCCGGAACATCTTAATGAATAGAAGGTACCCACTAAAAATGGGTTACGTCGGTGTGATCACAAAATCTCCAAACAAATCACGGGTTGGATTATTTGGTGATGGCTCTTCCGGGACATCAGGTGGATTGTTTGGGAAAAGGGAAATCGCCAAGATCAAGGAGAACAGCGGTAATCAGATGGGCATAGAGCAAATAGAATCCAGTAACTTTGAAAGGTTATACTTTAGGGAACATAGGTCAGAGTTCTCGAATTGTCAAGTCACCACCAAACGCCTACGCGAGAAATTAATcaagattttggaaatCTCAATGTCTAATGCGTTAGAGCCCACGGAAGCAATCATTCAACAGGAACTTGATGACACATCTTATCTTTTCAAGGTCGAATTTAATGACAGACAGTTGACCCCGAAGTCTTATCTACTAAACAACGTGGATGTCCTGAAGGCCGCCATAAAAGAGTTTCAGGAAAAGTTCAACAGAGCAGAGCTGAAATCTATTTTAAAAGCAGATTTGGATCAAAAAGTTTTGGATTTCTTAGCTAACAGATATTGGAAAGATGAGAATCTTGAAGCCTTGTCTTTCAAAATAAAGAACGAGGACGAAATGCTCTACTGGCACAGAAAGTTGGAATTAGCGTCATCAAGTTTAACGAAGCTGGGAATTGGTCGGCTATCCACGCAACTAGTAACAAACTCCATACTCAAGGAGTTAGAAAACATTTTGGACACCACATCATTGAAAAATCATGACTTAATAAAAGATCTTGTTAACAATACCGCTGTTAACGTTCTTAACACGAAGTACTACTCTACGGCAGATCAAGTCGAAAACTGCATAAAACCGTTCAAATACGAGATTGATCTGGAAGATCGGGACTGGAATTTGGCAAAAGACCACTCCATTTTATTATTGAGAGAAGAACTAGCACAGTGCCAACAGAGGTATGAGACAATTCAGAATTCCGttggaaagaaaaacctGAAGAGGGTAATGTTGTACTTGGAGGAGAATAATGCAGGCAGGGAAACGTTGGGCATGTCCAAAATGATGTTAGAGCGTGGCTCGGAAGCTTTGTTTCTGGGTAAACGTTCCAAAACCCTGAAATTTAGGTTGAACATGTTGAAGAATAGATGCTACTCCACAACCGATAAAGATCGTTGTCCAGAGGTCTTTTTAAATGCGGtgagtgaaaaattaaCCTCTACAGCAGTGCTGTTCTTGAATGTCGAATTGTTGAGTGACTTTTTCTACAACTTCCCAATAGAACTTGATAAGAGATTGAGTCTACTGAGTGAAGAGCAGGTTGAACTTTTTGCAAAAGAGGATCCTAAAATCTCAAGACATATCGAGTTGCAAAAACGGAAGGAATTACTTGAACTAgctttggaaaagatcgaTTCCATTTTaatgttcaagaaaagttACAAAGGTTCGATCAACAAAGTTTGA
- the PTP2 gene encoding tyrosine protein phosphatase PTP2 (similar to Saccharomyces cerevisiae PTP2 (YOR208W); ancestral locus Anc_8.623), translating into MAGKMLSHSIETLALTGATAVTHVISDNAVLESQTKDRLDARNANGYVDLKTSLEPIKQGSIIFNCRNDVLALSKLLSPQESSQCEILQVLIPLRTTDCTSTSFDQLFFNEANRDHCLNLLLNCYTFYFFDGESTLSECNVKTFQVIEQFYSFVSTMMPDKVPQMNMILLEKRRDTYVPKRHRNFNLTIKLPEKPKQSSDAFVQSIKQDFIPYTDNFLRENFRLPSLLRHPGSFEKNTRLPNWLQILINNKDELSVLNYAWKGFTLLEQLELDRIKSCFPESEPEQFSPITLTSKGIKGICLMNSKGDFNIYSLSSLQRQYKHRKKKIQYPLGNRYTSRNRSVEHLKQKPRNLRISIPLSCTDFTSAENGSPSSSDSEVLQTPYYEYKIDKAIQSFSKNRYFNILPYEHSRVKLANGDDYLNANYLEMPQINSDFRYIATQAPLENTIHDFWQMVHSENVKVIVSLNSTEELKLKKWNLYWNDKNDNIIERDVQLITTYKDLLNFEGCTLRIFQMNAKGSDEKTPPKTVYHLQYSNWLDSCGIKIQDFLLLYKIKNHLIYNDRKFIESLASKKGCQYLQQNIHPTSTGMLRQSALLVHCSAGCGRTGVFITLDFLLNLFQNELNTGNMIDVWNMNQDLIFIIVNELRRRRLSMVQNFAQYITCYDGVIDYFTRSISS; encoded by the coding sequence ATGGCTGGCAAAATGTTGAGTCACTCTATCGAAACACTGGCCCTCACCGGTGCCACTGCCGTGACACATGTCATTAGTGACAATGCAGTGCTCGAGTCACAGACGAAGGATCGGCTAGACGCAAGGAATGCCAACGGGTACGTAGATTTGAAAACAAGTTTGGAACCAATTAAGCAGGGGTCCATAATATTCAACTGCCGCAACGATGTTTTGGCATTATCCAAATTGCTAAGCCCACAAGAATCCTCACAGTGTGAAATATTACAGGTATTGATCCCACTACGTACGACGGATTGCACCTCTACGAGTTTTGATcagttgttcttcaacgaggCAAACAGAGACCATTGTCTCAATCTTCTGCTAAACTGTTACACCTTCTATTTCTTTGATGGTGAAAGCACGCTGTCCGAATGCAACGTGAAAACGTTCCAAGtaattgaacagttttaTTCATTCGTATCCACCATGATGCCAGATAAAGTACCTCAAATGAATATGATTCTATTGGAGAAACGCCGGGACACATACGTGCCAAAAAGACACAGAAACTTCAATCTTACTATCAAACTTCCTGAAAAACCAAAACAATCTTCTGATGCATTTGTACAGTCGATAAAACAAGATTTCATACCGTATACAGATAATTTCTTAAGAGAGAACTTCCGACTCCCATCCCTTCTCCGACACCCAGGTTCCTTTGAGAAAAATACTCGCTTACCGAACTGGTTGCAGATCCTAATCAATAACAAAGATGAACTCTCGGTTTTGAACTACGCTTGGAAAGGTTTCACGCTACTGGAACAGTTGGAGCTAGATAGGATCAAGTCATGTTTCCCAGAAAGCGAGCCAGAACAATTTTCCCCTATCACTTTAACTAGCAAAGGTATCAAGGGGATATGCTTGATGAATTCGAAAGGGGACTTTAACATTTACTCATTATCGTCGCTACAAAGACAATACAAGcacagaaagaagaaaatacagTACCCACTTGGCAACCGTTACACGAGTAGAAACCGCAGCGTCGAGCATTTGAAGCAGAAACCTAGAAACCTTCGCATTTCAATCCCTCTAAGTTGTACTGACTTCACTTCAGCCGAGAATGGATCGCCTTCTTCATCCGATTCGGAGGTGCTTCAAACCCCATACTATGAGTATAAAATAGACAAAGCCATCCAATCATTCTCAAAAAACAGATACTTCAATATTCTACCTTATGAGCATTCTCGGGTCAAACTGGCAAATGGTGATGACTACCTCAATGCAAACTATCTGGAGATGCCCCAAATAAACTCGGATTTTAGATATATAGCAACACAAGCTCCCCTGGAAAACACGATTCACGATTTCTGGCAAATGGTGCATTCGGAAAATGTTAAAGTCATTGTGTCCCTAAACTCGACAGAGGAACTGAAATTAAAAAAATGGAACTTGTATTGGAACGATAAAAATGATAATATCATAGAGCGTGATGTTCAATTGATAACAACATATAAGGATTTACTCAATTTCGAGGGTTGTACGTTAAGGATTTTCCAGATGAATGCCAAGGGTTCTGATGAAAAAACGCCGCCCAAAACCGTTTACCATTTACAATACTCCAACTGGCTCGATTCGTGTGGAATCAAAATTCAAGATTTTCTATTACTCTATAAGATCAAAAACCACTTGATATACAATGATAGGAAATTTATTGAGTCGTTGGCATCCAAGAAAGGGTGTCAATATTTGCAGCAAAATATCCACCCAACGAGCACTGGAATGCTTAGACAATCGGCACTTTTGGTGCATTGTTCTGCTGGTTGTGGAAGGACTGGCGTGTTTATCACCTTGGATTTCTTGTTAAACTTGTTTCAGAACGAATTGAATACAGGTAACATGATTGATGTTTGGAACATGAACCAGGATTTGATTTTTATAATTGTCAATGAATTGCGGCGCCGGCGCTTATCCATGGTCCAAAACTTTGCACAATATATAACTTGCTATGATGGTGTCATAGATTACTTTACAAGATCTATTTCGTCTTAA